GTTAGCCATGATGTAAAGAATCCAGGAAATTTCTGAGTGATGTATCTGTAATAGAAAATGTTATTTACGTATTAAGAGCTAAATAAGCACCGAAATACACAATTACTCTGGGGCTTTTGGTTTCTGAAAAGCTAAATGTTTCAAAACAAATTAAACATGTATTTTTGAATATCAGAACACTTTTTCAGATGTATGCAACCATCAAAGCCCCTCAATTGTAGGTTAGCCGAAGTAACAAGATCATCTATCAATGCAAATTATATAAGTTTCACACATCAGGTAAAGGTAGAATATTGTTTAGAACACTTGAAAGTATCATGATGGACAAAATGAAGTTGCTGTGAACTAAAAGGTCAGAAATAAACAGAAGGGTAACTATGATAGACTAAGAAGCATATGAGTGTACCTGGTAGAACATATGTAGCCCAAGCTGGAACTCTTTCCAATGCTCCATCAGGAGTATTAAAATAAACTTTATACCTACTTCCATGTGAAATAGCGGGCATGTATTTTTTCAACCATGCCTTACGTCCTTTTCGCATTTCTATCCAGTAAGCAAGAGGAGGTTTCTTAGATTTAAATTTCTCTGCTGATACTGGATCACCTTTAACACTGAAGATATCAAACTCCTTCCCATCATCAATGACATCAAAGCGAGGCCTGTCGTTGACATGATCAAATTTTGAGACTTCTTTCCATTGCTTGTAACGTGTTTCAGCATCAAGTATTTCACCTAGTTCTTCATCAGTCTGGGGACTATTGGGGCCAAACATCTGTTCATACAACTTAGAAACCATCTCCATACGTGACTTACGGGGCCAAACCTCTCCAGGTTCccaatattcatcatttattctTCTAAGAAGTTCTTCAACATTAATATTACtgtcacctttgtcataatcatCCATATAATTGTACTCTTGAAAGAAGTATTCATCTGGTTCTTCACCATCTCTTAGCTTATCTTCAAGAATGATAAACCAATAACCAAAATCATCATGCCCTAAGTGTCCATCTCTTGCACTATTTTCTGTTGCTGACCATCCATTGAAGTCACCAACAAGCGAACAATATCGAGCACCTAAATAAGAATATTTCAACTTTGATTCCTATCTAGAGCAACCATTAAATTTAAAGTAATCCTAAGAATGACGCTTCATCAACTATAAATATAAGATCTTAAATATGAAGGAAAAGTGCAACAAAAATGTCTTAAATAAAGAATAAGATTCCAACAGCAAGAagtatgatataaatagattcaaggCAATGCATTTGTATTTAATTTAAAATCTTAAATAAAGACAGCCAAATACATGAGTGACGATTGAATTAAATAAAAACTATAATCAAATATTGCATCTTATAAATAAACAAGGAAAGAATCATTAGAAtattaaataccaaaagaaagTTACTCCATAATAATGACCAGAAACAGAAGTAAACATAACTCTTTTTACCAAAAATGTGTGCACTAGAACAGAGGctaaaacaaagaaaacatttcTTGTCTACAGGATTTTTTTTGGGGTCAATGctgcttttctttttatttccttATATGTGATGATGAACGTATGGCATGATGCAGCCAAGGATTAGATGCATCTTGATCATGGCTTTGTGTTTCTATATTACAAGAACCAGAAGCTGCCGATGGAACACTGTTCCAAGGTTCATAATTCTTGCAAGCGTAATAGGAGTTCAAATGTTTCAGCTGTAAAATTTGAAGTATTCTGGCAACAAGAAAATCTTGTAATGACTCTTAAATCAACGTGATAATACCTGGGGCCCACTCCATGTAGTCCACCCGATGCTGCCTATGCCTATGCATGCCCAAAATTTCATACCTATTTTATCAAGCAAGACGTGGGCATATCAggtgacagttccgccataaccaAGTTAAGCCAAATTTGATAAGAAGGAAACTTTTTTCATATAAGGGTACCAAACATCAACAGATCTTGAGAAACTCACCCCGAAGCTGACTCCTTCAGATCTATAAACCGAGAGTATAACTCAAATCTGCGGTCCTTCAAGGCCTTGTACCTGGAGACAGCGTCAAGAAACAAGAACGGAGTGAGAAGAGTGACGAGTAAACCCACAGCGGAAGCACAAGGAAAGCTGAGGGTCGCAGAGCACCGCTCACGAAGGAACTGAGCAAAACCGCGGTGGGAGATGGCGAACTTGGAGAGAAAGCCAATGGGGTCAACGTCCGGCTCTGATTTCCCGCTTAAGGAACGGCGCGGCGGCTTTCGCTGCCTCTGCTGCGTAGAGGCCGACTTGTCCTTAGCGGTGGAGCAGCACTTCCACTTTCCCTGGGGGCCGGCACGGCTCCTTCGATGGCCATCGCTGCTGCTGAGATGGGACGGAATAGCGAGAAACGTGGGGCGGTGGTTCAGAGGGAACAGAAAAGTAGTGGTGAGGACGAGAGCGGAGGAGGAGGTCATCGCGGTGGTGGTTCCGAATATGGACGAGACAGAAATCGAGGCGTGTTTGGGTTCTACTACCACCGCAGGCGACGGCCACTCTATTAGGAGGAATAGGGCGTTTGGTGATAAGCCTGCCGCCTCTGTAATAATTTGAAAGAACGCAAAAATCTcgtttccaatatatatatatatatatatatatatatatatatatatatatatatatataatgtgaactgaattaaaaataaataaatcttaagcATAATAAGTAGGGCAAATTGGCATAAAAAGttcctattttttaaaaaatttcaagtaacacctcctttttcaaaaaaaattataaattttttttttaataaatgatgATATTGCTCCTATCATCGTCTTTGTACCATTACACGTTAATCCTTGCCTCTTCTCCCCTGTTCCTCTACTATTATCGTTGCCCTCACTTTCATCATCTTCGCCCTCGTGCCTTCTCCTTCTTCACTTACAACACCTCCTCTAAGGTTAGTGATAGTAATGATAGAGACGATGGGTAAAAGGGCAACTCGCGCACCCTTACTCTTACTTGTAACCCCTTTTAACCCCTTTTGCTAAAGATAATGATGGAGGCAACTAGCAAAGGGCAATGCGACAACAACGAAGACAATTGATCATGTGTGCGACCAAAAGCATATGCACGAAGATGACTTAGGTGATAAGGGTGCACAAATCACTATCAATGACATTAGAAAAGGGTATGACGAGGGTGGCGAGCAAACGGTAGGATATATTTAACCATACtttgattaaaatttaaaataaaaaaaccaaTTTAGTGGAAACCATTTACTACTTCAAGTTGGTCAATTGTATATGTCCTCACCGTTACAATTCATGATATTTAGTAATAATTCCGTTGTCGAGACTTCTTTTTATATATTCCTCCTACAAGATTATTTCCTCATCACTTAGAAACTTGAAATATATTCTTTCTTAACATTTTATGATGTTActtgattgaaaaaaaaaaaaggcagagGTCCTAAATTGTGGCATTTGATAAGAACAATGCAAAAAATGGtatcagaagaaaaaaatttaccGCATTACGTAGCGAGAATTTATGATGCAAATGTCATATCCTAATAGTTTCCACTGTCAAAGAAGATAAAActgcattccaaacatattagcaatatgGAAGAGTGGGAACAAGAAATCATGAGTATTCCAAGTACCTCGTAGCCACACATTGTTCGGTGCCAGACACGAAGACAGCACTCCTGATCATGAATTTTTACTGGTAAATTATTCCCCCGACATTCTAATAGTTAAAAAAGAGATATATTGGTACCAAGAAAAAACCAGTTTTATCGAAACTATTTACCAACAACATATGCATATGGCAAGCCACAAGTTTTCTTGATAAGTTAGAATGCTCGCTCAACACCAAACACTCACAAACTGAAGCACTACACAATTAAGCAACAGATTTAGCTAGCAAGAGCATGGTTATGTAGCTGAGAATTACTGGCGATTACCTGTAGCAGAAAAGAAAACGTATAGCTACATAGTGAACTAAAGATTTGCTCTGCTGGAAAGAGGAAGGTCACACCGAATACGGAAGAAATTAATAGTCTCTTTTACAACATGTTTTGTGCTTGATGTTCTCATGTTCAGAGTTGATAAATAAAACCATCTAACAATCTGTTGAAAGCATGGAATTTTAGGTCAGGAAAGTATAAGAGAATGCTCACTGGCTTTTGTCCTTCTTTAGGTACTCTCTTGCTCCGAATATCGTCGATCCAATCCGAACATTTGTACTCCCCATTTCAATCTGCAGAGAAACACAAACTATGTCATGCTGGAGTATTCTAGCACAAGAATGGTTTAAAGTCAGATGTAAGTTGACATTTAGTAATGTGCACAGGTCAATTCAGTTCAACCAGAGGAACTTCTAgacaaaactaaatttgttaagtTTCTACAATCATAAACCAAAATGATCCAAGGTAATgggaaaaagaggaaagaaaaaatcTAAAAACACTCTAGTTTAACTTGTGGTTCAATTTCCTCAGCCAAGCCCATTCTAACCCTAGTGTCATAATCACAACAATAAATTAGCTCTTATATTTTTGCATCATCTACCATTCTACATTTCTGCTATGACCAAATCAACACAACAAATCTTGCTTCTTATTTGCCATAGGCTCTAACCCTATTACTTACAGCTTGCTCAAAGTCGGCAGACATTCCCATAGACAGCTCACACTGCTCTTCTGGTATCCCaagctccttacacacctcagtccTACAATTTGATAGTGTCTGCTCCCATACAAATATAACTGTTAACAAAAACATGGAAAATAATTGTAGTATGGTCACTTGAAAAAACATTACCTCGAAGTTTTCTGGAGTGGAAGAGTAGTCCAGCATCCCAATTGTCATTAGACCAGCAAAAATGAGGTTTGGGCACCCAAGTTTCACATGCTTCACCAGTTGGACACAATACGAAGGATCAACACCAAATTTTGCTGCAAAATATTGCATAATCTTTCAGTAATCTGCCATATCACCAAGAAAGAGCAAAGAGCATCTAGTTTAGTTCTTTCAATTGTCAAGCATCATTACATGCTGTCAGATATTATTTTTAAACAAGGTTTGGCAAATGGCAACCAAGTTGGATATCCTCAGCTTGTTGGACAATCTCTCATACATTTACATATAATCAAACAAATGTCTAATGCCCTATGTTCAAGATAAATATTCAACTGGATTACTTATCTATCAGATTGCACTGGCAATAAGCATTTAGATATTTGGAATCTTGCTTGTAGGTACTCTAAATATTGGAAATCATTTTAATGGTTTTTACTTTGTAGTCATTTGGTTGACCCGCCAATAATATCAATATTGAATGCAATTGATTGCCAATTTTGTTGTCATATGAGCCCGTGCTGTCTAAGACATTTGAAGACAATAATTTAAGTATATATTACAAACAAAAAGAGAGTGTATATTACAAACAAAAAGAGTATCATAAAAGACAATATAGTCAGAAAGCAACTTATAGCATAAATGCCATGATAAATGCTTATTTTCAAAGAAATGAATGATGTGGCAATGTTATCATGCAAGTAACTTATTTTACTACTGACATTCTTCTCCACTAGTATTCACTTGCACCAAGACCTTCAGAGGCTTCCTTCCCAAGCTAGCAACCATACGATCAAGATGATTAGCAATCTGTAGATTACAAAAAAAGATAGATATTGTTACTTATAGCTAGAGATGATAGAGCTGCAGATATAATGCTaactcttctctttcttttctttacaAAACAAAGTATGGTGGTTTAAATGATTAAATAGCAGAAACATTAATACAGAGCACCGTGGAGCAAAATGGCAGACTTTGCTAATAATTGCCATTTTATTCGATCCTTTATGAACTAGCAGATAAAGACATTAAACAAGATGGGGATCAGAAATATTACTCCTTTAAGGGAACCACACTTGTATGAACCTGCACGGTTTCTGTGATACTCTTTTTTCTTTGCGGCTTGTACTTTGAGTTCGATTGAACTGTGATATGTAGATGTTGTGGTCGGTTGACGTGAATCGATAAGATTTAGTGTGTGAAAagagatagaggaagatctaagaaaTTTTAGtacaaataacaaaaagagaGTTGAAGATTCTTGATTTAACTAGAGATTATCACCTTATGGTGGAAAAGATCCACACAGTCAACTCCAAATACTTGGGACATTATGGCAtgctttttgttgttgtttttaaATGTCTCTTAAACCTGTAAAAATCCCACCTTGTGTCTGTCTTTGGCACTTAATAGAAACATGGTAATCCAAACATGGAAATCTTGGACTTTTTCTTtggaaaatatcatgcttcttacTTTAGTTGCATATGCATTATGCAAAACAAAGGGTAAAAAGACaatgaatttgaatttaaatgaactacTCATGCAATTGAGTTTACCTTTTCATCATCTACGCTCTCAACCATATCAAGATTTGGAACACCAGCTGCATTATGAACAACAGAGGCTTACATTCTAAACAATATAAAAAGACACTAAAAAATTAAGACAACAGTAAAATTATGTCACTAGACCATTTTACAGTCCTACAAAATTGCATATCAGATGGGACATAGATATGCGATTCCAACTTACTTTTTTGAGAGTTGGATCAAGATCAACTGTCTTGGCAGTTTCTTGATATGCATGGATAGCCTAATTACATTTTCTTTCATGGAGAACTATCAATGTTGAGAAACAGAAGAATTTTTCAGTGGGATGCACAAAAGTTAATCCAGACATTCCAAATGGTACATTATGAACTTTACTTCCATTAAATGGTAATTTAAAGTAAAATACATAGTACTCATCATTGAACATATTATTGAACTGGTGTTATGCAAAACAAACAAAAGCAACGAGCAAGAAAAAAAAGATCTGTAATATCAATAAaagtctcaacaatagaccatctCCTATACCTGCAAGAATTTTAAAGAGTTACTTTTTATGTCAAGATGAATAAGTTGCTAGGGTCATATAAAGGAACAAATCAACTTAAGACAAACTTGATAGTCATTAGAAGAATACCAAGAAGGGATTTCACTTTGTTGCTTTGCAAGTTACCAATGAAATGCCACTCAATGTCCGAAGGAAGCTGAAaaaggccaaaaaaaaaaaaggtaaaattttACATATAAAAATGATTTTAGCAGAGAATTTTTACAAATGACAGTTGAGGCCCCAAGTTTTTTAATTCAAGTACAAGAAACGGTTCAATATTCGGTGACAATTTTGGCTACTAAAACACTACTAGAAAGCATTTAAACAAGTATCTCATTGACTAAATCCCATAGTCAAGGAATGGTATTGCTAAAACTATTGTCAATATGGGACAACAATCCCAGAATCTGCCATTACGATGTATACTATTTTGTATGTATCTGTCTCATATATCAGAAATATAGAGTATACATAGATTGCAAGTCAAAATTGTTCTTAGCTTGAACCAAAGATATTAATTAGTCAATGGAAGAAGCACCCGCACTCATCATGCTCAAAATTCTAGCACTTTAATCTTGATTGCTTCATTGGAAGCTTTGTTTTTATTGTAAAAACCTTCCagtctaagatttttttttttttttttttttggcaaagagTAAGTGAAGAATGCGGGATTCAAACCTAGGACCTTGCAATGAACCATCAAAGTCTTTACCAGCTAAGCTAGTTAATACCTTCAgcagaataaaaataaatatatattgctGGAAACTTCTGCACATATGATAACTCCAACTACTCCctgaacaaaataaaaataaatatatatattgttagaacttagaaacttcctcGACAGACTATTGTGATCTGCAATTTCAATTCTCTCCATGCTTCcaaatatttcaagcattcaactGAACAAGCATAAAGTAACTAAAACTCATTGATCCATCAAAGTTCACATTCCTATCCTTCTACAGATATGGCACTACCTAACTTTAGTCTTCATGGATTGTCCAAGATTTGAACTTCAAATTGATACTTCCTGGTCGATTGTCGTCACCATCCTATGCCGCATCGATTTCATTGATTAAAACAAAGTTCCGAAAGCTACAGTGAAGCAATTTCCAAGAACAGAAAGATTAGGGTTGTGGACTTCTTTCCAGGTAACATGTTATTTTGCATCATCTTATTCAGGGAAGCAATAAACAAAAGAGCATATATTACACTGATCGAGGCAGGCTTCTTGAAACATTCAAACACCGAATCAAACTTGATATAGAATGCATCTTGTTAAATCTAGGTCGCAGATGTATCTGAAGTCTTTCAGGCGAAGAAAGAAGGGGAAGGATAAAGAAATTGGGGAACCTGAGGGGCCTTCTCGACGATCTCCTGGACGTAATTCTCACCGAAGCAGCGGTGGCCGACGTCGTAGACCTGGCGGATGACGGATACGGGCTTCGTCTTGCTGACCGCCACCACTCGAACCTGCTCCGGCGACCGACCGCATCGCTCCGCCGCCTGCTGGGCCCGGGTGAGCACCGAGCGGAGGGCCGTCGCGGCGGCCCCTTCCGTGGCTGGAGCAGACATGATGGCGCCGGGCCCGTCCGCACCAGAGGACTCGCTCACCTGCGCCGTAGGGATGCACCGCGATGGTGGTAACTATGTGGCGGACGAACGACGCTGCGTGGTGGCGACTCGATCGACCCGTCCGCGTTATGATGACGGAGCCGAGTGAAGTGGGTGATCTTGTAATTTTACACTCACGTCGTCGGACCGGGACGCCCCCCGGTTTGGGCTCCACAAATTCGCGACGAGCGGGTCGAGTcaacataaatattttctatggaGACATCTGAATTAGATTTGTGTATTATTACGCAAGCAAGCAATTCATGTCTGcctgtaataatttttttctatttttattaataaaaatatatgaataatttcaattcaaattttatcaatatgtcacttatatcatatatattttttatttcggaATTTGAGTAGCAGTCCAACTAATGATGGCTAATATACATGATAATTGTACACCACTGTAACTCGGGTCAAATATATTGTGCCATCGGACTGttttaatatttatcaaaatataattaattattcgtACACACGAGTAGTCCCAACGCTTAATACCCAAATTCATCTTCAGATCAAGCATGATATGTTGACgtaaaacaagaaaaatatgTCTAATACATGTAGGAAAAGAAGATCTCCacgacaaaaaaaagaaaaaaaaaaaggaatctaAAATAGACGATTCTCATTGCTTTGGACCCCACAAGTCACCGCGCtatttttccttatttttcttaaataccaGACGAGAGCTCCGATCCCGACTGCACCCGCCACCGAAACAGTGGCCGTCCCTGAGAAGAAGACGATGCTTCTCGTTACACGCAGAAGAAGTCTTCCAAATGCAAAACATCCATACTGATAAACCGATCCTTACCTGCAATGACTGCAGCTGATGCTCGACGCCCTCTGTACGTGCCATCTACCGTGCAACACGCAGATTCAATTAGCAAATAAATGCTTTTAACTGTGCTAAAGAAAAGAGTCCGAACGTAACAGATGAAGGGTTGCAACGTTCGTGATTTGTTCAGAGGATGCTATGTCATTTGATCAACGTTTTGGAAATTCGAGCTAAAACACATCTGAGAGAACGGAAAAAAGCGATGCTACGGAGATGCTTTACTGGGCGAAGAAGCCACCATAATAAAGCGCTTTATGTCTTCCTTTATTTTACTTCCTTTTTAGATTCTTAATGCAACTATATATCTCTGCAAAAGCTAAAAGTTACCCTGCAATTAGCTAGAAGAACTACTTAATTAATTACGTGCAAAGTTACCTGTGCAGTAGGTGGTGGCGTTGCCTTCGTCGCAGAGACAGAGGAAGCTCCTCGACTCCGTCTCGAACCCGCAGGTTCCCCCGCCCCGCCTGACGTCCTCGCACTGAAGGCACCTCGTCGTCACCGGGATCTCGAAGTCCACCCGAA
The window above is part of the Musa acuminata AAA Group cultivar baxijiao chromosome BXJ2-6, Cavendish_Baxijiao_AAA, whole genome shotgun sequence genome. Proteins encoded here:
- the LOC135614791 gene encoding uncharacterized protein LOC135614791 isoform X5, coding for MSAPATEGAAATALRSVLTRAQQAAERCGRSPEQVRVVAVSKTKPVSVIRQVYDVGHRCFGENYVQEIVEKAPQLPSDIEWHFIGNLQSNKVKSLLAGVPNLDMVESVDDEKIANHLDRMVASLGRKPLKVLVQVNTSGEESKFGVDPSYCVQLVKHVKLGCPNLIFAGLMTIGMLDYSSTPENFETLSNCRTEVCKELGIPEEQCELSMGMSADFEQAIEMGSTNVRIGSTIFGAREYLKKDKSQMSGE
- the LOC135614791 gene encoding uncharacterized protein LOC135614791 isoform X6, whose amino-acid sequence is MSAPATEGAAATALRSVLTRAQQAAERCGRSPEQVRVVAVSKTKPVSVIRQVYDVGHRCFGENYVQEIVEKAPQLPSDIEWHFIGNLQSNKVKSLLAGVPNLDMVESVDDEKIANHLDRMVASLGRKPLKVLVQVNTSGEESKFGVDPSYCVQLVKHVKLGCPNLIFAGLMTIGMLDYSSTPENFETLSNCRTEVCKELGIPEEQCELSMGMSADFEQAIEMGSTNVRIGSTIFGAREYLKKDKSQ
- the LOC135614791 gene encoding uncharacterized protein LOC135614791 isoform X2; its protein translation is MSAPATEGAAATALRSVLTRAQQAAERCGRSPEQVRVVAVSKTKPVSVIRQVYDVGHRCFGENYVQEIVEKAPQLPSDIEWHFIGNLQSNKVKSLLAGVPNLDMVESVDDEKIANHLDRMVASLGRKPLKVLVQVNTSGEESKFGVDPSYCVQLVKHVKLGCPNLIFAGLMTIGMLDYSSTPENFETLSNCRTEVCKELGIPEEQCELSMGMSADFEQAIEMGSTNVRIGSTIFGAREYLKKDKSHASVCECLVLSEHSNLSRKLVACHMHMLLECCLRVWHRTMCGYEFYLL
- the LOC135614791 gene encoding uncharacterized protein LOC135614791 isoform X7, whose translation is MSAPATEGAAATALRSVLTRAQQAAERCGRSPEQVRVVAVSKTKPVSVIRQVYDVGHRCFGENYVQEIVEKAPQLPSDIEWHFIGNLQSNKVKSLLAGVPNLDMVESVDDEKIANHLDRMVASLGRKPLKVLVQVNTSGEESKFGVDPSYCVQLVKHVKLGCPNLIFAGLMTIGMLDYSSTPENFEIEMGSTNVRIGSTIFGAREYLKKDKSQSAVFVSGTEQCVATSFIFFDSGNY
- the LOC135614791 gene encoding uncharacterized protein LOC135614791 isoform X3 is translated as MSAPATEGAAATALRSVLTRAQQAAERCGRSPEQVRVVAVSKTKPVSVIRQVYDVGHRCFGENYVQEIVEKAPQLPSDIEWHFIGNLQSNKVKSLLAGVPNLDMVESVDDEKIANHLDRMVASLGRKPLKVLVQVNTSGEESKFGVDPSYCVQLVKHVKLGCPNLIFAGLMTIGMLDYSSTPENFEIEMGSTNVRIGSTIFGAREYLKKDKSHASVCECLVLSEHSNLSRKLVACHMHMLLECCLRVWHRTMCGYEVLGILMISCSHSSILLICLECSFIFFDSGNY
- the LOC135614791 gene encoding uncharacterized protein LOC135614791 isoform X4 — translated: MSAPATEGAAATALRSVLTRAQQAAERCGRSPEQVRVVAVSKTKPVSVIRQVYDVGHRCFGENYVQEIVEKAPQLPSDIEWHFIGNLQSNKVKSLLAGVPNLDMVESVDDEKIANHLDRMVASLGRKPLKVLVQVNTSGEESKFGVDPSYCVQLVKHVKLGCPNLIFAGLMTIGMLDYSSTPENFETLSNCRTEVCKELGIPEEQCELSMGMSADFEQAIEMGSTNVRIGSTIFGAREYLKKDKSQSAVFVSGTEQCVATSFIFFDSGNY
- the LOC135614791 gene encoding uncharacterized protein LOC135614791 isoform X1, encoding MSAPATEGAAATALRSVLTRAQQAAERCGRSPEQVRVVAVSKTKPVSVIRQVYDVGHRCFGENYVQEIVEKAPQLPSDIEWHFIGNLQSNKVKSLLAGVPNLDMVESVDDEKIANHLDRMVASLGRKPLKVLVQVNTSGEESKFGVDPSYCVQLVKHVKLGCPNLIFAGLMTIGMLDYSSTPENFETLSNCRTEVCKELGIPEEQCELSMGMSADFEQAIEMGSTNVRIGSTIFGAREYLKKDKSHASVCECLVLSEHSNLSRKLVACHMHMLLECCLRVWHRTMCGYEVLGILMISCSHSSILLICLECSFIFFDSGNY